In the Danaus plexippus chromosome 4, MEX_DaPlex, whole genome shotgun sequence genome, one interval contains:
- the LOC133319956 gene encoding ATP-binding cassette sub-family G member 4-like, giving the protein MTTSLTLLQGFSPKLRGREQNECRTLQINMPPPVNVDIEFKGVTMEATTGFIKKNKKTILKNISGDFKSGELTAIMGPSGAGKTSLLNALTGYSLKGVTGVIRAGNSVCEFDSTNSYQTLNAYRKKSCYILQDDKLNPLFLVSEQMQFAADLKLGDTFTQKLKNSVISDVLKTLGLTGTENTPCSKLSGGQRRRLSIAVELIDNPPVLFLDEPTTGLDSVSSKQCMELLQNLARVGRTIICTIHQPSATIYKMFDQVYVLAEGQCVYQGPSSHTVPHLASLGLVCPKYHNPADYILELANGEHGQLNELLIANCVPEKLNERIPELPIENRPALSNEKMTIVINRPYEFYKFKVLFKRCVVQQCRDWTVVPLRMVIHVIIGIMLGLFFNNVGNDASRTLSNLGFLIISPTYLCYTSLIPAVLRFPDELPVLKKEHFNNWYNLKTYYIAVLVTNTPIQICYSLIYSIPAYLLSGQPIELHRFAMFVLILSNVSLIADTIGIFIGSCVNPINGTFLGAITTCVMIVFAGFLVIPSHMPSILQPVAHGSFLKQVYEALTLSMYSFDRTPLACGEDKIYCHLKYPQTILKELDMQPGNYWQDVCIILVELLLLRIIAFLSLKRRVKKCN; this is encoded by the exons ataaaaaaactattttaaaaaatatttccggAGATTTTAAGTCCGGTGAGCTAACGGCCATAATGGGACCGTCTGGAGCCGGCAAAACATCACTCCTTAACGCCCTTACAGGATATTC GTTAAAAGGGGTGACGGGTGTGATCCGAGCTGGCAACAGCGTATGTGAATTTGACAGCACTAATTCATACCAAACCCTGAACGCGTACCGTAAGAAGTCGTGCTACATACTGCAAGACGATAAGCTGAATCCCTTATTTTTGGTCTCCGAGCAAATGCAATTCGCTGCGGACTTAAAGTTAGGCGATACATTTACGCAGAAGTTAAAAAACTCAGtt ATATCGGATGTGCTGAAGACCCTGGGTCTGACGGGAACTGAGAACACTCCTTGTAGTAAACTATCAGGTGGACAGAGAAGAAGACTCTCCATCGCCGTGGAACTTATTGACAATCCACCAGTTTTATTTCTTGACGAGCCTACCAC AGGTCTAGACAGTGTCTCATCCAAACAATGCAtggaattattacaaaatctcGCACGAGTTGGTCGGACTATAATCTGCACAATTCACCAACCGTCTgctactatatataaaatgttcgaTCAG GTATACGTGTTGGCAGAAGGTCAGTGTGTCTATCAAGGTCCCAGTTCTCACACAGTCCCTCATCTAGCTAGTCTTGGTCTCGTCTGTCCCAAGTACCACAATCCAGCGGATTACA ttttagAACTAGCAAATGGCGAACATGGTCAACTCAATGAACTTCTCATAGCTAACTGTGTTCCTGAAAAACTAAATGAACGTATTCCGGAATTGCCCATAGAGAATCGtccagcactttcaaatgaaaaaatgaCCATAGTAATAAATAGACCTTACGAATTTTACAAGTTTAAAGTGCTGTTCAAGAGGTGTGTCGTGCAACAGTGCCGTGATTGG ACAGTAGTTCCCCTTAGGATGGTCATCCATGTAATCATCGGTATTATGTTGGGACTGTTCTTCAATAACGTCGGCAATGATGCTTCAAGAACACTCAGTAACCTTGGCTTCCTCATTATATCACCTACTTACCTCTGTTATACATCGCTCATACCAGCAGTGCTCAGAT ttcccGATGAGTTACCAGTGTTGAAGAaggaacattttaataactggTATAACctcaaaacttattatatagcAGTCCTAGTGACGAACACACCAATAcag ATCTGCTACAGTTTAATATACTCAATACCAGCGTATCTTCTCAGCGGACAGCCGATAGAGTTACATCGTTTCGCGATGTTCGTTCTCATTCTATCAAATGTATCTCTCATAGCAGACACTATAGGCATATTCATTGGTTCTTGCGTCAATCCTatt AATGGTACATTCCTGGGAGCGATAACGACCTGCGTGATGATAGTTTTCGCTGGTTTCCTGGTGATACCATCTCATATGCCGTCGATACTCCAACCTGTGGCGCATGGGTCTTTCCTGAAACAGGTGTACGAAGCGCTTACACTCTCCATGTACTCCTTCGATAGAACACCACTAGCGTGTGGTGAAGATAAGATATACTGTCACCTCAA atatcCCCAAACGATCCTCAAAGAACTAGATATGCAGCCTGGAAACTATTGGCAGGACGTGTGCATTATTCTTGTAGAATTGTTACTACTTAGGATAATTGCATTTCTCTCGTTGAAGCGTAGAGTTAAAAAGtgtaattaa
- the LOC116768395 gene encoding dnaJ homolog subfamily C member 10-like, which translates to MKMLKFLLIVLLLKCVNLSDVSYYEILGVSKQATTQEIRQAYKKLAVKLHPDKNSDSKEQKKFLEITEAYEILKDPNKRRHYDIYGSQQSYTRKYDYHSQTEYNNLYYNGLYHDNPHVKTLSGREFYQYLNEGLYFINFYSPFCPPCQNLANHWKKLAQTYKGIVKVAAVNCKYHNSFCYNNMRISSYPSLYFYPYGKHGSFIYYNGAHTFEALEKFVLKYINNKINVVKVNQVRSTNQPTLYVLDEDAITDEVITRIAFQLNGIATVVKAGDAIRRKLTDNDEAIFVFRYKQTHRDITSLGEANIINSVLNSLPTIQKIGLNNLKTIRNNLRNGNDKPWILFFFKKGDDKLLLHQLRVELVDMNFGEIDCDENTELCASFQIDETPDWSILKVGGAYQRLVTPTSADINKAARAQSLHTLSAADMKRIFDGDVSTWVLLVAPFRVPWEHLVEPFTQVSLELGHNANFGIMSCTVDTDGQCRRLTEGQASVVIVNGTLTDIYHGDINKEELVDFIQIVQDTSDVLISEEQVMDLVHRRSVGWLIAFMPKCGSTCHRLLHQMRIVAKRLKPLESVRVGVLQCENQSGFCGNVRSPTLRYYPPKHSHLYTISLQHLSEAPYILEWALEYIDKSVTPITWRTFTKDVIAEELNPTSVKKPWLVYFHSPRCYRCYEMYPDFAILSIFLKNNIQFGKVNCVSERGLCQHEHITSYPSIKLYLSRNKKNPSRIIPLQAKNYLSLLQDIQPHVTKYDNDLLQSIQNIGIKSHIRDEL; encoded by the exons atgaaaat gttGAAATTCCTATTAAttgttcttttattaaaatgtgttaattTGAGTGATGTATCGTACTATGAAATATTGGGGGTATCTAAACAAGCGACTACACAAGAGATAAGGCAAGCATACAAAAAACTTGCTGTTAAATTACATCCAGATAAAAATTCT GATTCAAAAGAACAAAAGAAATTTCTAGAAATTACAGAGgcatatgaaattttaaaagatccGAATAAAAGACGACATTATGATATATACGGATCGCAGCAATCTTACACAAGGAAATATGATTACCATTCACaaacagaatataataatctatattataatggcCTTTATCATGATAATCCCCATGTAAAGACTTTATCGGGAAGGGAATTCT atcaatatttaaatgaagggctgtatttcattaacttttattCACCATTTTGTCCGCCGTGTCAAAACTTGGCCAATCATTGGAAGAAATTGGCTCAAACCTATAAAGGAATA GTCAAAGTGGCAGCTGTCAACTGTAAATACCACAATTCGTTCTGCTACAATAACATGAGAATTTCTAGttatccatcattatatttttatccataT GGTAAACATGGAAGCTTCATATATTACAATGGCGCCCATACATTTGAGGCTTTAGAAAAGtttgttcttaaatatataaataataaaataaacgtagtTAAAGTGAATCAAGTGAGAAGTACGAACCAACCCACATTGTATGTTCTGGACGAAGACGCTATTACAGATGAAGTGATTACAAGGATAGCGTTTCAATTG AATGGCATAGCCACAGTCGTTAAAGCGGGTGACGCCATACGCAGGAAACTGACTGATAATGATGAAGCTATATTTGTGTTTAGATACAAACAAACGCATAGGGACATAACTAGCCTAGGGGAAGCGAATATCATTAACAGTGTTCTGAATTCGTTGCCGACGATACAGAAGATTGGATTAAACAATTTGAAG acaatcagaaataatttaagaaatggCAATGACAAACCCTGGATCCTGTTTTTCTTCAAGAAAGGGGACGACAAACTGTTGTTGCATCAATTGAGAGTTGAATTGGTTGACATGAATTTtg GTGAAATAGATTGTGACGAGAACACAGAGCTGTGTGCATCTTTCCAAATTGATGAGACACCTGATTGGTCGATTTTAAAGGTGGGCGGGGCTTATCAACGGTTGGTGACCCCCACTAGCGctgatataaataaagctgCCCGTGCGCAGTCACTCCATACACTTTCCGCTGCTGATATGAAGCGGATATTTGACGGAG ACGTATCGACCTGGGTTCTGCTCGTCGCCCCGTTCAGGGTCCCCTGGGAACACTTGGTTGAACCCTTCACACAAGTTAGTTTGGAATTAGGACATAATGCTAAT TTCGGCATAATGTCGTGTACCGTAGACACGGACGGGCAGTGTCGTCGTCTGACGGAGGGACAAGCGTCTGTCGTTATAGTGAACGGGACGCTCACTGACATATACCACGGTGACATTAATAAAGAAGAACTAGTAGACTTCATACAAATAGTGCAAGACACTTCAG ATGTATTGATATCGGAGGAACAAGTGATGGACCTGGTTCATCGGCGGTCGGTTGGCTGGCTGATCGCCTTCATGCCTAAATGTGGCTCGACTTGCCACAGACTTCTCCATCAGATGAGGATAGTAGCTAAGCGA CTCAAGCCGTTAGAGTCTGTGCGCGTTGGTGTATTACAGTGTGAAAATCAATCTGGTTTCTGTGGTAATGTTCGTTCGCCCACACTACGTTACTATCCACCAAAACATTCCCATCTATACAC TATAAGTCTGCAACATCTATCTGAGGCTCCGTACATTCTGGAGTGGGCTTTGGAGTACATTGACAAATCGGTGACACCAATCACTTGGAGGACATTCACTAAGGATGTTATAGCTGAAGAGTTAAATCCAACCAG TGTCAAAAAGCCATGGCTGGTGTATTTCCACTCTCCCAGATGTTACCGCTGCTATGAAATGTATCCAGACTTTGCAATCTTATCAATT TTCCTCAAAAACAACATACAGTTTGGTAAAGTGAACTGTGTATCAGAGCGTGGTCTCTGTCAACATGAGCACATAACGAGTTATCCGTCAATCAAGTTATATTTAAGCAGGAACAAGAAAAATCCGAGCAGAATCATTCCACTGCAAGCCAAAAACTACCTGAGCTTACTGCAGGATATACAACCTCATGTAACAAAGTATGACAACGATCTACTACAgagtatacaaaatattggcATCAAAAGTCACATTAGGGATGAATTATAA